DNA from Thioclava sp. GXIMD2076:
GACCCGTGATGACAAGCCGAGCGATGCCAACCGCAAGTCAGGCGATCCGACCGCCGACCAGAAGCTCTATTTCGAGCCCCTCATCCGCCGGATGAACGGTGCGAAAGTGGCAGGCAACGCGGCGGGCGGCTTCACCCTGACCACCGAGCTGGGCCAGGCGAAATTCAGTCCGCTCCCACGGGAAGGTCTTCCGCTCCTGACCGCATGGATGGCCCAGACCGGTGCCGATCCCGACCAGTTGGGCTATTGCGACGTGCCGCAATTCTCGCAACTCTATACCTTTGATGCGGGCAAGGGGTTCCGTCAGGCACTGGAGGTCTTTGCTGCGGCACAAGCCGCTGATGTCGCCGCCAACCGCATGGGTGCGATCGAACCGCCCGATAACGGCACGAGCAACAGTCTGGGCAGCGCCTTCGAGGCACGCCGCCCTGCGACCATGCTGGAAATGGCGATGTGGCGGCTCAACCTCGCCCCCGAAACGCCGCCGGACCAGATCGTCGACGAGATCGATCGCGAGATCGGAACCCCCGATGCGATGGCTGTCGTCACACCGCTGATCCCTGCCCTGCCCATGGCCGCAGCCTATAAGGCCAAGTTGCGCACGATCCGCGCGGCAGGCACGCCGCTCAACGCACCGCTCTGCATGGATATGACTTTGGGTATGGCCAAGTAACCATATAAAATGGCCCCACCCCGCGACGGGTAGGGCCGTTTCGCCATAGATTTCCCTTAGAGACAATAAGAGGAAGGCGAAGGCTCAGGCGGCCAGACGGTAGCCACCGGATTCGGTCACCAGCAGGCGCGCATTGGTGGGATCGGGCTCGATCTTCTGGCGCAGGCGGTAGATATGGGTTTCAAGCGTATGGGTGGTGACGCCCGCATTATAGCCCCAGACCTCATGCAGCAGGATATCGCGCGGCACCACACCATCGGGGGCCCGATAGAGGAATTTGAGGATATTGGTCTCTTTCTCGGTCAGGCGGATCTTCTTGTCCTTATCGTCGACAAGCAGCTTGAGCGAGGGTTTGAAAGTATATGGGCCGAGCTGGAAAACAGCATCCTCCGACTGTTCATGCGTGCGAAGCTGGGCGCGCAGGCGGGCCAGAAGCACGGGGAACTTGAACGGTTTGGTGATGTAGTCATTGGCGCCCGAGTCGAGACCGAGAATTGTATCGGCGTCGGTGTCATGGCCGGTCAGCATCAGGATCGGACATTTCACGCCTTGCTTGCGCAGCTTCTTGCACAGCTCGCGGCCATCGGTATCGGGCAGACCCACATCCAGAAGGACCAGATCATACAGTCCGGCTTTCGCCTTCTCGACCGCTTCCGCGCCGGTGCCGGCCTCGAATACATCGAAATCCTCCGTGGCGACCAGTTGCTCGGCCAGTGCCTCGCGCAGATCGGTGTCGTCATCGACCAAAAGGATTTTCTTCAAACCTGACATTCATGCCTCCGTTCCGGCGGACAGGCCCCCGAAAGGGTCGCGGCACCGCCAAGTCTCGTGTTGCTCGGGTTAGACATTGTTCCGAAGTGACAAAACGACAAGGGGGGTGAAATCTTTCTCACGCGGACGTGTCGAAACGCCAAGATATGTTTCAATTTGTTTCAGGCTTGGCTATCAGTTCCGCATGATGACCGGTTCTCTATGCCCCTCGCCTGCCGAACGACTCAACCGCGCCCGCGCCGATCTGCGTATGGGCCTGCCGGTCGTGCTTGATGACACGACGCTCGCCGCTTCGGTCGAGACGCTCGATCCGGCGCGCCTTGCGGCGATGCGGGAGCTGGGTCCACTGACGCTTGCGATCACCTCATGGCGGGCCGAGACGCTCAAGGCCCGCGTCTATGACGAGGATCTCGCCCGCGTCTGGGTGCCCGCAGATGCCGATCTGCGCTGGCTGCGTGCCATCGCCGATCCGGCGGATGATCTGGCGACCCCGATGAAAGGCCCGCTCAAAACCCTGCGCGAAGGCGATGCACAGATTGCCCGCACGGCGATCCAGCTGGTTAAATCGGCACAGCTTCTGCCCTCGGCGCTGCTGGTCAGCGTGGCGCAAGCGCCCGACGGGCTGACGCGCCTGGAGAGCGCAGAAGCGATGGAAAACCTCGCAGCCGAGGCCCGTTTCGCGCCGGTATCCGCCGCGCGGGTGCCGATGCGGGCCTCCGAGGCAGGCCGCGTGCATGTGTTCCGCCCCGATAACGGCGCCGAGGAACATTACGCCATCGAGATCGGCTCGCCAGACCGTGCAAAGCCCGTGCTCGCGCGGCTCCATTCGGCCTGTTTCACCGGCGATGTGCTAGGCTCGCTGAAATGCGATTGCGGCCCGCAGCTCGATGCCGCCCTGCGCCAGATGGGCGAGAACGGGGCGGGTGTTCTGCTCTATCTCAATCAGGAAGGGCGCGGGATCGGGCTGGCCAACAAGATGCGCGCCTATTCGCTGCAGGATCAGGGATTCGACACAGTCGATGCCAATCACCGCTTGGGCTTCGAGGATGACGAGCGTGATTTCCGCATCGGCGCGGCACTTCTGAAACGGCTCGGCTTCAGCAAGACCCGCCTGCTGACCAACAATCCCAAGAAGGTCGATATGCTGCAAAGCCACGGAATAGAGGTGGTCGAGCGGGTGCCGCTGAAGGTGGGCATGAGCCGCTTCAACGCCAATTATCTGGCCACCAAAGCCGCCAAATCGGGGCATATCCTGTGATGCGCCTCACGCCTGCGGGGCTTTTGATGCGCGGGCGGACCCTGCCGGTGGAGATCGGGCGCGGCGGGTTGTCGGTCAACAAACGCGAGGGCGATGGCGCGACCCCGATTGCCGCGCTGCAGATCATGGGCATGCGCTACCGCGCCGACCGGATGGCCGCCCCCCAGCCCTGGGCCACGCCTATAGGCCCGCGCGATCTGTGGTGTGATGCGTCAGATCATCCCGCCTATAACCAGCAGGTCCGCGCACCCTTCGGGCCTGGCCACGAGGTCCTGCGCCGTGCCGATCCGCTTTACGATATCATCCTGCTGACCAGCTGGAACTACCCGCAGGCGGAGGCGGGCAAAGGCTCGGCCATCTTCCTGCATCAGCGCCGCCGTGCGGGCTATCCCACGGCGGGATGTCTGGCGTTCCGGCGCGATCACCTGATCTGGCTG
Protein-coding regions in this window:
- a CDS encoding response regulator transcription factor encodes the protein MSGLKKILLVDDDTDLREALAEQLVATEDFDVFEAGTGAEAVEKAKAGLYDLVLLDVGLPDTDGRELCKKLRKQGVKCPILMLTGHDTDADTILGLDSGANDYITKPFKFPVLLARLRAQLRTHEQSEDAVFQLGPYTFKPSLKLLVDDKDKKIRLTEKETNILKFLYRAPDGVVPRDILLHEVWGYNAGVTTHTLETHIYRLRQKIEPDPTNARLLVTESGGYRLAA
- the ribA gene encoding GTP cyclohydrolase II gives rise to the protein MMTGSLCPSPAERLNRARADLRMGLPVVLDDTTLAASVETLDPARLAAMRELGPLTLAITSWRAETLKARVYDEDLARVWVPADADLRWLRAIADPADDLATPMKGPLKTLREGDAQIARTAIQLVKSAQLLPSALLVSVAQAPDGLTRLESAEAMENLAAEARFAPVSAARVPMRASEAGRVHVFRPDNGAEEHYAIEIGSPDRAKPVLARLHSACFTGDVLGSLKCDCGPQLDAALRQMGENGAGVLLYLNQEGRGIGLANKMRAYSLQDQGFDTVDANHRLGFEDDERDFRIGAALLKRLGFSKTRLLTNNPKKVDMLQSHGIEVVERVPLKVGMSRFNANYLATKAAKSGHIL
- a CDS encoding L,D-transpeptidase family protein, which produces MRLTPAGLLMRGRTLPVEIGRGGLSVNKREGDGATPIAALQIMGMRYRADRMAAPQPWATPIGPRDLWCDASDHPAYNQQVRAPFGPGHEVLRRADPLYDIILLTSWNYPQAEAGKGSAIFLHQRRRAGYPTAGCLAFRRDHLIWLARTVQQGETLLIPPLACYPQTRTAKQRDKA